A single window of Hyphomicrobiales bacterium DNA harbors:
- the potA gene encoding Spermidine/putrescine import ATP-binding protein PotA → MSNGIDIELAGCSKSYGAICVLDDVSLKVKTGDFVTVLGPSGCGKTTTLRVIGGFVTPDVGEVTIRGRRVTDLPPYLRNIGVVFQNYALWPHMTVFENISFGLRIRKLGKEEIASRVGRALSMVRLQGLEHRYPRELSGGQQQRVAMARALAIDPEVIILDEPLSNLDRNLREEMRLELKRLQRSLGVTMLFVTHDQEEALSMSDQVVVMQSGRIQQMADPRTVYQRPATSFVASFLGDANFLWGRIETIERGMARVALDAGLTTVAACTGAVCVGDVIRIVARPEWMSIHRDTTAEGVKAEVREVIFEGASIRYGISLPGSGENLIFIQELATANGFHPGDEVSFNVSNAVIVSES, encoded by the coding sequence ATGAGCAACGGGATCGACATAGAGCTTGCCGGTTGCTCGAAGTCCTATGGGGCCATTTGTGTCCTCGACGATGTGTCTCTGAAGGTAAAAACTGGTGATTTCGTGACGGTTCTCGGGCCTTCCGGTTGCGGGAAGACGACCACGCTGCGCGTCATCGGGGGATTTGTTACCCCTGATGTCGGCGAAGTGACGATCCGGGGGCGGCGAGTTACCGACCTGCCACCGTATTTGCGTAATATCGGGGTCGTCTTTCAGAACTATGCGCTCTGGCCGCACATGACGGTATTTGAAAATATCTCATTCGGACTGCGGATCCGAAAGCTTGGCAAAGAGGAAATAGCTTCCCGCGTGGGTAGAGCGCTTAGCATGGTACGCCTTCAGGGCCTCGAGCATCGTTATCCGCGTGAATTATCCGGCGGGCAACAGCAGCGGGTTGCCATGGCCCGAGCCCTCGCCATAGATCCTGAGGTCATTATTCTCGACGAGCCGCTTAGCAATCTTGACCGAAACTTGCGCGAGGAGATGAGGCTTGAGTTGAAGCGGTTACAGCGCTCCCTGGGCGTTACGATGCTATTTGTTACTCACGATCAGGAGGAGGCGTTGTCGATGTCCGACCAAGTGGTCGTGATGCAGAGCGGACGCATTCAGCAGATGGCTGATCCGCGCACCGTATATCAGCGGCCAGCCACGTCGTTCGTCGCAAGCTTTCTAGGTGATGCCAATTTCCTTTGGGGACGAATAGAGACGATCGAACGGGGCATGGCGCGTGTGGCACTGGACGCTGGGCTTACCACAGTTGCAGCATGCACCGGGGCCGTATGTGTCGGCGATGTTATCCGTATCGTTGCCAGGCCGGAATGGATGTCAATTCATCGTGATACGACAGCTGAAGGCGTTAAAGCGGAAGTGCGCGAAGTCATCTTTGAAGGCGCTTCTATTCGTTACGGAATAAGCCTTCCGGGCTCAGGCGAGAATTTGATTTTCATACAGGAGTTGGCTACCGCCAATGGATTCCATCCCGGCGACGAGGTCTCTTTCAATGTCAGTAACGCTGTTATCGTCTCAGAAAGCTGA
- a CDS encoding putative spermidine/putrescine transport system permease protein (Evidence 3 : Putative function from multiple computational evidences), with protein MSVTLLSSQKAELAAREKMVPWRLLSCGVVAAPLLFVLMFFFGPMIWLVLTSLSTYQIGSLPKLTFTIQNYVDYLGDPFYLVNSIWTTVRLALISTLAALVIGYVIAYYIAELPANRRGFLTGLVVVSLAVNIIIRIFGLNVLLMNNGLLNSGLIWLGVIDRPLRIMYTETGVLIGLVQIAVPYVVLPLIGVLAAIDPALKEAAASVGASRMRTFWNVTFPLSIPGLIAGSLIVFTLNAAAFAIPVMMGGGRVRMMGMLAYQQASINGNFPFAATVGICLFAMSLIITVLYLYVINHKFKALRS; from the coding sequence ATGTCAGTAACGCTGTTATCGTCTCAGAAAGCTGAACTGGCGGCGCGGGAAAAAATGGTGCCGTGGCGCCTGCTGTCGTGCGGAGTCGTGGCCGCACCCCTCCTTTTCGTGTTGATGTTCTTCTTCGGGCCCATGATCTGGCTGGTGCTTACCAGCTTATCTACTTACCAGATCGGCTCGCTGCCAAAACTCACGTTCACGATTCAAAATTACGTAGACTACCTCGGGGATCCATTCTATCTCGTCAACAGCATCTGGACGACTGTGCGGCTGGCGCTGATCTCAACATTGGCTGCGCTCGTGATCGGCTACGTCATCGCTTACTATATCGCTGAGCTGCCAGCTAACAGACGCGGGTTTTTAACAGGTCTGGTTGTGGTGTCCCTGGCGGTCAATATCATCATCCGCATTTTCGGATTGAATGTCCTTCTTATGAATAATGGACTGCTCAATTCCGGCCTGATTTGGCTAGGTGTAATCGATAGGCCGTTGCGCATAATGTATACGGAGACGGGTGTACTGATTGGGCTCGTGCAAATCGCAGTGCCGTATGTGGTGCTGCCGCTCATCGGCGTACTCGCTGCCATAGATCCAGCTCTCAAAGAAGCGGCGGCCAGCGTCGGCGCCAGTCGAATGCGCACATTCTGGAATGTTACCTTTCCATTGTCTATTCCTGGCTTAATCGCCGGCTCACTTATCGTTTTCACATTGAATGCCGCCGCGTTTGCCATCCCAGTTATGATGGGTGGGGGACGCGTGCGCATGATGGGAATGTTGGCCTATCAGCAAGCGTCAATCAACGGCAACTTTCCATTCGCCGCGACAGTGGGAATCTGTCTGTTTGCGATGAGCCTGATTATTACTGTTCTTTACCTCTATGTCATCAACCACAAGTTCAAGGCGCTTAGATCGTGA
- a CDS encoding transposase, which translates to MICETRVRYGYRRVRVLLRPEGWVINQKRTRGICNELGLQLRNKTPKRRVKAKLREGRAPATRPNDVWAMDFVHDQLATGRKIRVLTVVDTFARFSPVVDPRFSYRAEHVVATLERVCAKVGYLRTIRVDQGSEFVSRDLDLWAYAKGMTLDFSRPGKPTDNAFIAAFNGRFRSECLNTRWFLTLADAAEKMEAWLRYHNEDRPHGAIGHRPPISIACFVKSG; encoded by the coding sequence GTGATCTGCGAGACGCGTGTGCGCTACGGCTACCGACGCGTGCGGGTGCTGCTGCGCCCGGAGGGCTGGGTCATCAACCAGAAGCGAACCCGCGGGATCTGCAATGAGTTAGGCCTGCAGCTCAGGAACAAGACGCCGAAGCGTCGGGTGAAGGCGAAGTTGCGGGAGGGTCGGGCGCCTGCCACTCGGCCGAACGATGTCTGGGCGATGGACTTTGTCCACGACCAGCTGGCGACCGGCCGCAAGATCCGGGTGCTGACCGTGGTCGACACCTTCGCGCGGTTCTCGCCGGTGGTCGATCCGCGCTTCAGCTATCGGGCCGAGCACGTGGTTGCAACCCTCGAACGGGTCTGCGCCAAGGTGGGCTATCTGCGGACCATCCGGGTCGACCAGGGCTCGGAATTCGTCTCCCGTGACCTTGATCTGTGGGCCTATGCGAAGGGGATGACGCTGGACTTCTCCCGGCCCGGCAAGCCCACTGACAACGCCTTCATCGCGGCGTTCAACGGCCGCTTCCGGAGCGAATGCCTGAACACTCGCTGGTTCCTAACGCTTGCGGACGCGGCCGAAAAGATGGAGGCTTGGCTCAGATACCATAACGAGGATCGGCCGCACGGGGCCATCGGCCACAGGCCCCCGATCTCGATCGCATGCTTCGTGAAGTCAGGGTGA
- a CDS encoding hypothetical protein (Evidence 5 : Unknown function): MQEYALSGRRLIKRRIRPVIGFKSFSSAAITLAGNAMIPDDAQATGPLRLQSGSDAKRTVRGDRRLKTVITRLRSGPK; this comes from the coding sequence ATGCAAGAATACGCGTTATCGGGTCGCCGGCTGATCAAGCGCCGTATAAGGCCGGTGATAGGATTCAAATCGTTTAGCTCAGCCGCGATCACGCTGGCTGGCAACGCGATGATCCCAGATGATGCGCAAGCGACGGGGCCGCTTCGCCTTCAATCCGGCTCCGACGCTAAAAGAACAGTTCGAGGCGATCGCCGCCTGAAGACCGTCATCACCAGGCTTCGGTCTGGCCCAAAATAA
- a CDS encoding hypothetical protein (Evidence 5 : Unknown function), producing the protein MLDEQAMAASLKTNGLRRTHGGSVPLWIRQRLIRFNRDIPSLKEDSPQNQIDQNVCKLG; encoded by the coding sequence ATGCTGGACGAGCAAGCCATGGCAGCGTCGCTCAAAACAAACGGCCTCCGGCGAACCCACGGCGGTTCAGTCCCTTTGTGGATTCGCCAACGTCTCATACGCTTCAATCGAGATATACCATCACTCAAGGAAGACTCTCCTCAAAATCAAATCGACCAGAACGTTTGCAAGCTGGGCTAG
- a CDS encoding conserved hypothetical protein (Evidence 4 : Unknown function but conserved in other organisms), with product MPKELILKFEGFPEEAVVTLLEDEEPKCSQLLWEELKEPLKVWCSHTTSTGDYILARGRPEREPRPTGTQASPLGSKTKHLSNLGQGAIVYAGNKFIAINYGPDNTEPVSAPGPIVARAKNLDVLYRAGRHVWKQHKNAKLVTVMISRAGA from the coding sequence ATGCCTAAGGAGCTTATACTTAAGTTTGAAGGATTTCCCGAGGAAGCTGTAGTGACTCTGCTCGAAGACGAAGAGCCGAAATGCTCACAGCTTTTGTGGGAGGAGCTCAAGGAGCCACTGAAAGTGTGGTGCTCCCATACGACATCCACAGGAGACTATATCCTCGCGCGAGGTCGGCCCGAACGAGAGCCGCGGCCGACCGGGACGCAAGCCTCGCCGCTTGGCAGCAAGACGAAGCACCTCTCAAATCTGGGGCAAGGCGCAATCGTTTACGCTGGCAACAAGTTTATCGCAATAAACTACGGACCTGACAACACCGAGCCCGTCTCCGCTCCCGGCCCTATCGTTGCACGAGCAAAAAACCTCGACGTTCTTTACCGCGCCGGCCGCCATGTTTGGAAACAACATAAAAACGCCAAGCTAGTTACTGTTATGATCTCTAGAGCGGGAGCGTAA
- a CDS encoding hypothetical protein (Evidence 5 : Unknown function): MDQQASSNRSEVVYTSRRLGNDCSYPACAAVVTLAMKCNKFPCGDSSLAAQSELLNQHTARVRKHSIAGIWPSPGEIARFAELPPKNACMTRK, from the coding sequence ATGGATCAACAAGCCTCTTCCAATCGCTCCGAAGTTGTGTATACATCTAGGCGGCTAGGAAATGATTGCTCCTATCCTGCCTGCGCAGCGGTCGTGACACTCGCCATGAAGTGCAACAAATTTCCCTGTGGCGACTCTAGTTTGGCTGCGCAGAGCGAACTGTTAAATCAACATACCGCTCGCGTTCGGAAACATTCGATCGCAGGAATATGGCCGTCTCCTGGGGAGATCGCACGCTTCGCAGAATTACCACCGAAAAATGCCTGCATGACAAGGAAATAA
- a CDS encoding hypothetical protein (Evidence 5 : Unknown function): protein MAEICRRAGISPATYFNWKKKYEGLAPLEMRRLKQLEDENTKLRKLVADLSLDREMLQDIVRRKI, encoded by the coding sequence GTGGCGGAGATCTGCCGGCGGGCCGGGATCAGCCCGGCGACCTACTTCAACTGGAAGAAGAAATATGAGGGGCTCGCCCCACTCGAGATGCGGCGGCTGAAGCAGCTCGAGGACGAGAACACGAAGCTGAGAAAGCTCGTCGCCGACCTCTCGCTCGACCGGGAGATGCTGCAGGATATCGTCCGCCGAAAAATCTGA
- a CDS encoding conserved exported hypothetical protein (Evidence 4 : Unknown function but conserved in other organisms), whose protein sequence is MKALGWILLCNVLTISVAAAQTPDMKGDWVGKTNTIIAGVGGPHWPDSKGTWDKPLLAQRDITLRIVGQDDRRFWGESIIAGDAASGGAVTSEPFIGTVTKGGGSVMMADTDGYFVGDLSGATLSYCYIQAGARQANDKPAVVTCNDVTKR, encoded by the coding sequence ATGAAGGCCCTGGGTTGGATTTTGCTATGCAATGTATTGACGATTTCTGTTGCCGCCGCTCAAACCCCAGATATGAAGGGTGACTGGGTCGGCAAGACCAATACGATCATTGCTGGCGTCGGCGGGCCGCATTGGCCGGATAGCAAGGGCACCTGGGACAAGCCGCTGCTGGCGCAACGGGACATCACGCTTCGTATTGTCGGCCAGGATGACCGCCGCTTCTGGGGCGAAAGCATCATTGCTGGCGACGCGGCCTCAGGCGGCGCGGTCACATCAGAACCTTTCATCGGAACCGTCACAAAAGGTGGCGGCTCGGTGATGATGGCCGACACGGACGGCTATTTCGTCGGGGATCTGTCCGGCGCGACGCTGTCCTATTGCTATATCCAGGCCGGCGCCCGGCAAGCCAATGACAAGCCGGCGGTCGTAACCTGCAATGACGTGACGAAACGCTAA
- a CDS encoding ABC transporter permease subunit: protein MISATQSTVLPPGRRRRPGHSFLPSGLGIATLFAFLFVLAPLIVVIGAALNADAMAFPPRSVTLRWFVEALQDHNFRLGALVSFSLAVGAATSSTLFALPISLALRKANPNVARMLSLAFLGPLLVPTIIFALALYQTIMLLFGASSLISLFIGHVLITMPFPLRTIAAVAEGLDPALEDAASSVGAGPLHTFVNVTLPLIKPGLLAGFLFAIITSWNDFSISIFLSPAEFKPLPIQIYEYLLYQYRPVIAAVSAWTMIGSVIVIYLIDKLVGLNVFVGQRSS, encoded by the coding sequence GTGATTTCCGCGACCCAATCCACGGTTTTACCTCCAGGCAGGCGCAGGAGACCCGGTCACTCGTTCCTGCCGAGTGGACTAGGGATAGCGACTTTGTTTGCTTTCCTATTTGTATTGGCCCCTTTGATAGTCGTGATTGGTGCAGCCCTGAATGCTGATGCGATGGCCTTTCCACCCCGCAGCGTTACGTTACGCTGGTTCGTGGAGGCTCTTCAGGACCACAACTTCAGGCTTGGGGCTTTAGTAAGCTTCTCACTCGCCGTAGGTGCCGCGACATCCTCGACGCTCTTTGCTTTGCCGATCTCGCTCGCCCTCAGAAAGGCCAATCCCAATGTGGCCAGGATGCTAAGCTTGGCATTTCTGGGGCCGCTCCTCGTCCCCACCATCATCTTCGCCCTGGCACTTTACCAGACGATAATGCTGCTGTTTGGAGCGTCGAGCTTAATTAGTTTGTTTATTGGTCATGTGCTCATCACAATGCCTTTTCCATTGCGTACAATCGCCGCCGTAGCCGAGGGGCTCGATCCCGCGTTAGAGGACGCAGCAAGCAGTGTCGGCGCCGGCCCGCTTCACACGTTCGTCAATGTAACCCTGCCGCTCATCAAACCAGGTCTGCTAGCGGGCTTTCTCTTTGCGATAATCACGTCCTGGAATGACTTTTCGATATCGATCTTTCTATCGCCCGCCGAGTTCAAGCCACTCCCGATCCAGATATACGAATATCTGCTCTATCAGTACCGGCCAGTAATTGCTGCGGTCTCAGCATGGACGATGATCGGTTCTGTGATCGTGATCTACCTGATTGATAAGCTGGTCGGTCTGAATGTCTTCGTTGGACAGCGTTCAAGCTAG
- a CDS encoding hypothetical protein (Evidence 5 : Unknown function), with the protein MRIALQIPLAISWSSHSRWAVGVRAVRSVREIVIYVTCQLVRRLPKGLASYLGVT; encoded by the coding sequence GTGCGAATCGCGCTTCAAATACCGCTTGCGATTAGCTGGAGTTCTCATTCCCGTTGGGCTGTTGGAGTGAGAGCAGTTCGTTCGGTCCGGGAGATTGTGATCTATGTGACTTGCCAACTGGTTCGCAGGCTCCCTAAAGGCCTGGCGTCGTATTTGGGAGTGACGTAA
- a CDS encoding Cucumopine_C domain-containing protein, translating to MSIDWRVVKDEIEADLDRIMWEEPLEVKMSRLGVFPSGAGTDGQNLGNLFFLTGDMQAIGWWTAGPAMKQAMDDPDISLEHCKRFWIYMSRHMYQLMGDVSEPNCPAPWLNLGKLSELGEKVIASFESIKTKEELDSLLWSWFNYTQRLYRWFFLVFPWHLGDQLPLKSRREVEVLVREGELPASVLELPANWKVQR from the coding sequence ATGTCAATAGACTGGCGAGTTGTGAAGGATGAGATTGAAGCTGACCTCGACCGGATCATGTGGGAAGAGCCGCTTGAGGTGAAGATGTCGCGATTGGGGGTATTCCCGAGTGGAGCGGGTACAGATGGGCAGAATTTGGGCAACCTGTTCTTCCTAACTGGTGATATGCAGGCCATTGGATGGTGGACTGCAGGTCCCGCGATGAAGCAAGCAATGGATGATCCGGATATATCTCTCGAGCACTGTAAGCGGTTTTGGATATACATGAGCCGCCATATGTATCAGCTTATGGGCGACGTTTCGGAGCCCAACTGTCCAGCGCCATGGCTCAACCTGGGCAAACTTTCCGAGCTGGGCGAGAAGGTTATTGCCTCTTTCGAAAGCATCAAGACGAAGGAGGAACTCGACAGTCTCCTTTGGAGTTGGTTCAATTATACCCAAAGGCTTTATCGTTGGTTTTTTCTGGTATTCCCCTGGCACCTCGGGGATCAACTTCCTCTCAAGAGTCGACGCGAGGTCGAGGTCCTTGTGCGGGAAGGAGAGCTGCCAGCTTCGGTGCTAGAGCTGCCTGCAAACTGGAAAGTGCAGCGCTAG
- a CDS encoding MFS domain-containing protein, translating into MSPLISRLTAEPAPLAWLERQAWHPWLVVGLVSMGAFVGQLDATIVQLALPTLGHYFDASLQHVSWIALSYLAAFVSFLPIFGRLCEMFGRKTLYIAGYLIFILASALCGFASSFEQLVIFRFLQGVGGSLLGANSISILVKTVTSAQRGRALGWFAAAQAVGMSAGPVLGGLILATLGWQWIFWLTVPFGALAVVVGWLALPRSIGTQPDRAFDWSGALLIGPALMLIVAVLNHVSTWGLTSPLTLGSLAMAALLLVLLVRRERTFREPLIDPALFQSTAFCSAAAGVALGYALLFGMFFLMSFAQGHGFGEPPSTAGLHLAIIPVAIGLTAPFSSAVKERLGGPWVGLAGMALSFTAVALLFSTLGRVENHRLFDGIAYALFGAGLGLFIAPNNQVAIAAVPPDLSGPAGSLLNLMRALGTSLGVAGGATMLALNLKGPGETSGTWLFSSGADMLIAVRHSLPLLGTIVVLAGIAAWYAARKVERQGESIKATPSKAAWRSSRESR; encoded by the coding sequence ATGTCTCCCCTAATAAGCAGGCTCACGGCCGAGCCAGCACCTCTCGCCTGGCTTGAGCGTCAGGCATGGCATCCTTGGCTTGTCGTCGGCCTGGTCTCGATGGGCGCGTTTGTGGGGCAGCTCGACGCCACTATCGTTCAGCTCGCCTTGCCAACTCTCGGGCATTATTTCGACGCTTCGCTTCAACATGTGAGTTGGATTGCGCTTTCCTATCTGGCCGCCTTCGTTTCATTCCTGCCCATCTTTGGCCGTCTGTGCGAAATGTTCGGCCGCAAAACGCTGTATATCGCTGGATACCTCATTTTCATCCTCGCCAGCGCGCTGTGCGGTTTTGCGTCCAGTTTCGAGCAACTGGTGATCTTCCGCTTCCTGCAGGGCGTGGGGGGGTCACTACTCGGCGCCAACAGCATTTCGATCCTGGTGAAAACTGTCACATCGGCGCAGCGAGGACGGGCACTTGGCTGGTTCGCGGCGGCCCAGGCAGTGGGCATGAGCGCCGGCCCGGTACTGGGCGGCCTGATTCTCGCGACACTGGGCTGGCAATGGATCTTCTGGCTCACCGTCCCGTTTGGTGCGTTGGCTGTGGTCGTTGGCTGGCTGGCGCTGCCCCGAAGCATCGGCACGCAGCCGGACCGCGCCTTCGACTGGAGCGGGGCGCTGCTGATCGGTCCCGCTCTGATGCTGATCGTGGCAGTGCTCAATCATGTTTCGACCTGGGGGCTGACTTCCCCGTTGACACTCGGCAGTCTCGCCATGGCAGCCCTGTTGCTCGTGTTGCTGGTGCGACGCGAGCGCACCTTCCGCGAGCCACTAATCGATCCTGCACTGTTCCAAAGCACCGCGTTCTGCAGTGCGGCGGCCGGGGTGGCGCTTGGCTATGCGCTGCTGTTCGGCATGTTCTTTCTTATGTCCTTCGCGCAGGGACACGGCTTCGGCGAGCCCCCCAGTACGGCCGGCCTGCACTTGGCCATTATTCCGGTGGCCATCGGGTTGACGGCGCCGTTCAGCAGCGCGGTCAAGGAGAGGCTAGGCGGGCCATGGGTTGGCCTGGCGGGCATGGCGCTAAGCTTCACGGCTGTTGCTCTTCTGTTTTCCACGCTTGGGCGGGTGGAGAACCATCGACTTTTCGATGGCATCGCCTATGCGCTGTTCGGTGCAGGACTCGGCCTCTTCATCGCGCCCAATAACCAGGTGGCGATAGCGGCTGTGCCGCCAGATCTGTCGGGCCCCGCCGGTTCGCTTCTGAACCTGATGCGCGCGCTGGGAACCAGTCTCGGCGTTGCCGGCGGCGCGACCATGCTGGCACTTAACCTGAAAGGCCCAGGTGAGACATCGGGCACATGGCTTTTTTCCAGCGGTGCCGACATGTTGATCGCAGTGCGCCACAGCCTGCCACTGCTTGGCACAATCGTCGTTCTAGCGGGTATAGCCGCCTGGTATGCCGCGCGGAAGGTAGAGCGCCAAGGTGAGAGCATCAAGGCCACTCCCAGCAAAGCTGCCTGGCGCTCATCTCGGGAATCTAGGTAA
- a CDS encoding putative spermidine/putrescine transport system substrate-binding protein (Evidence 3 : Putative function from multiple computational evidences): protein MIKIFKRLLLGASAVFATTLALNIAVAQQTELVINSFGGAYDQALAESLKSFEADNNVKVRLVPAEGADTIVKVRNKEVDVLISDPLFALRLESEGAFTKLNPDIVTNLKHLYPQARYSDFTVAANFGGYIIAYSPDRVPDAPRSWFDLAKPEFAGRLALRNFRPESIDLITLFAKLAGGDERNPDAGFRQMAKIAENVHAWVNSHAEVLQLYRNGEINASIWTDGRIAWANDAEKVKVAGAVPKEGFFPLSSTMSIVAGRPNGELTQKLVNHLLAPQSGIIMATKLGYFPTNSEAELPKEVASKLVLNKENINKLQTADWKYIVTVYDEWQRRWDREVVR from the coding sequence ATGATTAAGATTTTCAAGCGTCTGTTGCTTGGCGCTTCCGCCGTCTTCGCCACCACACTAGCCCTAAATATCGCTGTCGCTCAGCAAACGGAGCTGGTGATCAATAGTTTTGGCGGCGCTTATGATCAAGCGCTCGCGGAAAGCCTGAAGTCGTTCGAAGCCGATAACAATGTGAAGGTTCGGCTGGTACCAGCGGAGGGCGCTGATACCATCGTCAAAGTGCGCAATAAGGAAGTCGATGTATTGATTTCCGACCCGTTGTTTGCACTTCGACTCGAGAGTGAAGGAGCCTTTACGAAGCTCAATCCGGATATAGTGACAAACCTGAAACATCTCTATCCCCAAGCGAGGTATTCTGACTTCACAGTGGCAGCCAATTTTGGTGGTTATATCATTGCCTATAGCCCCGACCGCGTACCAGACGCGCCGCGGTCATGGTTTGATTTAGCTAAGCCAGAATTTGCCGGCCGCTTAGCTCTGCGAAATTTTCGGCCCGAGTCTATAGATCTCATCACGTTATTCGCCAAACTTGCCGGCGGCGATGAACGTAATCCCGATGCTGGCTTCCGGCAGATGGCCAAGATTGCCGAGAACGTACACGCCTGGGTCAATAGCCACGCCGAGGTCCTACAGCTTTACCGGAATGGCGAGATTAACGCGAGCATTTGGACAGATGGTCGTATCGCTTGGGCCAATGACGCCGAAAAGGTGAAAGTCGCCGGCGCCGTTCCGAAGGAGGGATTCTTCCCACTTTCTTCTACAATGAGCATTGTTGCTGGCCGCCCAAATGGTGAGCTCACGCAGAAGCTGGTGAATCATCTGCTAGCGCCACAATCCGGGATTATTATGGCAACTAAGCTCGGGTACTTTCCAACTAATTCGGAGGCTGAACTTCCAAAGGAAGTTGCGTCAAAATTGGTCCTCAATAAGGAAAACATCAATAAGCTTCAAACCGCCGACTGGAAGTACATTGTGACGGTTTATGACGAATGGCAGCGTCGCTGGGACCGGGAAGTCGTGCGGTGA
- a CDS encoding Histidine utilization repressor, whose amino-acid sequence MSGIGSQNGMAGDSDDEALPIYRQIRHDIERKIMSGDWREGYRVPSESELATLYDCSRMTANKAISSLSSAGLIVRRRGSGSYVAPPRTQEPLLAMQDIRAEILSIDRAYSCTILNRRISSIADPVEAVQVGAPVGTKILLLDIVHYADSLPFALETRRINLMAVPEAEREAFEMSSPGSWLITNATWTKGEHSVRAVSADGTIAKQLRVPRGTACISIARRTWRAGDLITFARFIYPGDRHRFVVQFTPTSS is encoded by the coding sequence ATGTCAGGAATCGGATCGCAGAACGGTATGGCTGGCGATAGCGACGACGAGGCGCTTCCGATCTATCGGCAGATTCGCCATGACATCGAACGCAAGATCATGTCGGGCGACTGGAGAGAAGGGTATCGAGTCCCATCCGAGAGCGAATTAGCGACACTTTACGACTGCTCCCGAATGACCGCGAACAAGGCGATCTCCAGCCTGTCTTCTGCCGGTCTGATCGTACGGCGGCGGGGAAGCGGTTCGTATGTCGCTCCCCCCCGCACCCAAGAGCCACTGCTCGCGATGCAGGATATCCGCGCGGAGATTCTCTCGATCGACCGAGCATATAGCTGCACGATTCTGAACCGCAGGATCAGTTCTATCGCCGACCCTGTTGAAGCGGTTCAAGTCGGGGCGCCGGTAGGCACGAAGATACTCCTCCTAGACATAGTCCACTATGCCGATAGCTTACCCTTCGCGCTGGAGACACGTCGAATCAATCTCATGGCGGTTCCCGAAGCCGAACGCGAGGCTTTTGAGATGTCCTCACCCGGTTCGTGGCTAATCACTAACGCCACGTGGACAAAAGGCGAGCATTCCGTGCGCGCGGTTTCGGCTGATGGCACGATCGCCAAGCAGCTTCGTGTTCCTCGCGGGACCGCCTGTATCTCGATTGCACGCCGAACATGGCGAGCTGGTGATCTCATTACGTTTGCGCGATTTATATACCCGGGCGATCGCCATCGATTTGTCGTGCAATTCACTCCCACATCATCTTGA